One window of the Rhodococcus sovatensis genome contains the following:
- a CDS encoding NTF2-like N-terminal transpeptidase domain-containing protein — protein MGRPVVRRIRGRYVVAVGASLVLTSTVAFWTIDDPKSEAEGVVDDFVAALNDHDIQAAAALTTYPNAAAASLTQMFDGLSANGASTGDFELGQFIDLSGDSGFFTVDSGWNFGEGKDWQYSTRGTAKKLSVGWRIAWEPDVLAPDLPPGGSVRYVRTDAAPPLVFDSAQNVLMNERTINAILLDPAQMPDPAASAAQLADVIDVVAPLITADTLLSDLAASPNSSILAVNLRDDDFAVLEDDLRAIPGVVVAQTPKLIAGDRRITSPLLDSLRNAWQQNRDATAGWAVDVIGPDGSLTRQAGFQGPGGPDLHATLDPRIQLAAEEAVVSVGTPASIVAIVPSTGAIVAAAQNSYANEQGQIAFSGMYPAGSASDLLTVDGIDATALGIGVNYSMPGLDAFTGQLPSGSAAIERFRTVGHETTEAVVTPFGLAQMGAAVSRGSAPLPSIVVGQTAVADTEASSIPPDALAKLREMFQSSAHDEGLDAYDGLTGFAGNSGDDRWFIANRGDLAFAVYIEDADGTDQAVKMSTRLLREMDSGAAE, from the coding sequence ATGGGGAGGCCGGTTGTGCGCCGGATTCGCGGCCGCTACGTGGTCGCTGTGGGGGCGAGCCTCGTGCTGACGTCGACGGTCGCGTTCTGGACGATCGACGACCCGAAGAGTGAGGCCGAGGGAGTCGTCGACGATTTCGTCGCAGCCCTCAACGACCACGACATCCAAGCAGCCGCAGCGCTGACGACGTACCCCAACGCCGCGGCAGCAAGCCTGACTCAGATGTTCGACGGACTGTCGGCGAACGGTGCGTCGACGGGGGACTTCGAACTCGGGCAGTTCATCGATCTCTCTGGCGACTCCGGGTTCTTCACCGTCGACAGTGGGTGGAACTTCGGCGAAGGCAAGGACTGGCAGTACTCGACCCGCGGCACAGCGAAGAAGCTGAGTGTCGGGTGGCGAATCGCTTGGGAACCAGACGTTCTCGCACCGGATCTACCGCCGGGTGGAAGCGTGCGGTACGTACGTACCGATGCTGCGCCCCCGTTGGTGTTCGACTCGGCGCAGAACGTGCTGATGAACGAGCGAACGATCAACGCGATCCTTCTCGATCCAGCCCAGATGCCGGACCCGGCGGCGTCTGCGGCACAGCTCGCCGACGTCATCGATGTCGTCGCACCGCTGATCACCGCGGACACGCTGCTCTCAGACCTCGCGGCATCTCCGAATAGTTCGATCCTCGCTGTCAACCTGCGCGACGACGATTTCGCCGTCCTCGAGGATGACCTGCGGGCCATTCCGGGTGTGGTCGTCGCCCAGACCCCGAAGTTGATCGCCGGCGACCGGCGAATTACGTCCCCGCTGCTCGATTCACTTCGAAATGCGTGGCAGCAGAATCGTGATGCCACCGCGGGATGGGCCGTGGACGTAATCGGACCCGACGGATCGTTGACGCGTCAGGCGGGTTTCCAGGGCCCGGGTGGTCCCGACTTGCACGCGACACTCGATCCTCGAATCCAGCTCGCCGCAGAAGAGGCCGTCGTCAGCGTCGGTACACCTGCTTCGATCGTGGCAATTGTCCCGTCGACCGGCGCGATCGTCGCCGCAGCGCAGAACAGCTACGCCAACGAGCAAGGTCAGATCGCATTCTCGGGAATGTATCCGGCAGGATCGGCATCCGATCTGCTCACTGTCGACGGCATCGACGCCACAGCGCTCGGTATCGGCGTGAACTACTCGATGCCGGGACTCGACGCGTTCACTGGACAACTCCCATCCGGAAGCGCTGCGATCGAACGGTTCCGCACGGTCGGACACGAGACGACTGAGGCAGTCGTGACACCGTTCGGACTAGCACAGATGGGCGCAGCGGTGTCACGAGGCAGCGCTCCGCTTCCATCGATCGTCGTAGGACAGACAGCGGTGGCCGACACGGAGGCGTCGTCGATCCCCCCGGACGCGTTGGCGAAGTTACGCGAAATGTTCCAGAGCTCGGCGCACGACGAGGGCCTCGACGCCTACGACGGTCTCACCGGGTTCGCCGGCAACAGCGGCGACGACCGCTGGTTCATCGCCAACAGAGGTGACCTGGCCTTCGCCGTCTACATCGAAGACGCCGACGGAACAGACCAGGCCGTGAAGATGAGCACCCGGCTACTCCGCGAAATGGACTCCGGCGCCGCCGAATAA
- a CDS encoding sulfite exporter TauE/SafE family protein, producing the protein MTLLEFGLLVVAGYFAGLVGFVTGLASLVSYPALLVAGVPPVAANVTNTVALVAAGVGATTKASSEIARGGKQLIRFAIVSAFGGLAGAILLLVAPEGSFEAVVPYLVAFAAVALLLQPRIRNLAGDKEFPTLYPISLFLVAIYGGYFGAGAGVIFLALGLICTSDSIWRVSILKSFFLGIANAVAAIIFAFSGDVNWLAALALAIGAFAGGYCGPPVVKVIPPKVLRTAVGILGLGLAAWLMWK; encoded by the coding sequence GTGACCCTGCTCGAATTCGGACTCCTCGTCGTCGCCGGTTATTTCGCCGGTCTCGTCGGGTTCGTCACCGGTCTCGCATCGCTGGTGTCCTATCCGGCTTTGCTCGTCGCAGGCGTACCGCCGGTCGCGGCAAATGTCACGAACACGGTTGCGCTTGTGGCGGCGGGCGTCGGGGCAACGACCAAAGCGTCGAGCGAAATCGCCAGGGGCGGAAAACAGCTGATCCGATTCGCGATCGTCTCGGCCTTCGGTGGTCTTGCTGGTGCGATTCTGCTGTTGGTCGCGCCGGAAGGTTCTTTCGAGGCGGTCGTCCCCTACCTCGTCGCTTTCGCGGCCGTCGCTCTACTGCTGCAACCACGCATCCGAAATCTGGCCGGCGACAAAGAATTCCCGACGCTGTATCCGATCTCGCTGTTCCTCGTCGCCATCTACGGAGGTTACTTCGGGGCAGGAGCCGGCGTGATTTTCCTTGCACTGGGGCTGATCTGCACCTCGGACTCCATCTGGCGCGTCAGCATCCTCAAGAGTTTCTTCCTCGGCATTGCCAACGCCGTCGCGGCGATCATCTTCGCGTTTTCGGGCGACGTGAACTGGCTTGCGGCACTGGCTCTCGCGATCGGAGCCTTCGCGGGCGGCTACTGCGGGCCGCCCGTGGTGAAGGTCATTCCCCCGAAGGTGCTGCGTACCGCCGTCGGGATCCTCGGTCTCGGGTTGGCCGCCTGGTTGATGTGGAAATAG